CCGCGATAGCTCAAGCTCTTGGGAAAACACGCTTCACCCTTCTCGAACTCGTACCTAAAAAAGACGTATTCCTCAACATTGGACAAGAAGTCTACATTGGTGATGGAAAACGTGATGAAATCCACCACATTCTTGGAAAATTAACTTATGATAAATTAACATCCACTGCGAAAACAAATCTTGAATACGTTCTTGATGAACTCATTGATGAGAACGAAGAGAGATTCGTTGCGTTTTTCAACAACGCTCAACCAATGAGCCTTCGAATGCACCAGCTTGAACTCCTTCCAGGTCTTGGTAAAAAACACATGCACGCAATTCTTGAGGCACGTGAAGAAAAAGAATTTGAAAGCTTTGAAGATATTAAAAAACGAGTAAAACTCATGCCAGACCCCAAAGCAGTTATCAAGAAAAGGATTCTTAACGAATTAGAAGGTCTTGAAAAACACAGAATCTTCACTGATTAAACCTACTGGTATCATACTCTTTCTCACTCAGGTTTTTATACCTACAGTATTAAGTATTTTGTATGTCTGAGCGAATTCAACTCCCCTTATACGTTGTTAAAGAAACACTTGAAGATTGTACACCCTCTTTCTTGGTTCCGGGATTTTCAGGATTTATGAGTGATTACCCCTCCATTTTACAAACGTATGGACTTGAAGACATTGACAATGCTCCCGCAAGCTTTCAAGGGCTCTCTCACATCCCTTTTAACGGCCTTTTATTCACACCCACTGCGCTAAACACGTTCCGACTGGACAAACACATTCACAGAGATTTGAAGAGAAAAGATCACAAAATTAATTTGGAGCGCTTGATCTTCGAGCAAGGCATTGTACGAGAGATACCTGTCCTTTTCGCAGAGTTACACTTTAACCCTCCACGCGAAGAGGATAAAGAACTACGAGAGTACTTTTTTGACCTCTTTGATCACATTTACCTCTTTTCTTGCAATGCACGCATGGAGATACCTCAAGAAAATCCTTTGATGGCCGAAGTGCGAGTTCAAACTCCACTTGTTTTTGCACAACATGAAAACCCCGTTACTCAGTGGATTGAACATATGAGCAGGACAAAGAAGATCTGTCTTCGCTATGAGTACTAATCGCCACCTGCTTTGCAGGCGAGCAGCTCTTGAAAGACGAAGATATTCTTTAAATAATACTGCTCATAAAGAGATGTTATGCACAGTTCATTTGAAGAATTCAAAAAACACGTTTTGCAACGACCAGATAAATCTGCAAAAAAAAGCATAGATGAAAAAATCAAACCCCTCTGCAATTGCATTAATGCATTACCTGGATTTGTAACCCTCTCTTCTTGTTCGGGCAGAATTACACTCACCACTCAAACCAATAAAAAATTATCAACCTGGATTTACACAACCCACGACTTGGCAAAACCCTCCGATGTTCTTAGCGCACTCAAAGAGTACTCCCTGCAAGGAAAAGACCTTCCTCGAGTGGAGTTTAAACAAGAGTCTGCCATTTTGCATCTTGCACTGCCCACCCCCGAACAAGCAATCTGCTTTATCAATTCAGCAGCAAGGCAGTGTGGTTTTGGTCGATTCGGCATCACATCAATACAACCAGATCACACCGTGGTTGAACTCATCTGTTTACAACACCTCTCAGTGCCTGTTTTTGATCAAACCATTCTCGTAGAAGAAGAGTACCTTTCATATCTTGTTGAACTTGCTAACGTGAAACTGCAAAAAAGCTGGCAAGCAATTGAAAAGCTCACCACCTATTTTGTAGCTAAGAGCATTTGAGGAAGAAGTTCTTAGAGAAGGATCATTCAAATTCTAAGAATTCTTGAAGGTCATTCAAACCAATAGCAGTTCTTTTCATATAGGTTTTAAATATCCAATCAAAAAGCGCTTCGTCTTCTGGACGTAAACAATACGCATCAATTGAAAAACCTCCTCGACCCAGCTCATCTTGTGATGATGAACACCAGTAAACATAGAAGTTATTTTCTGCTTGAATAAAGAAATGCGCTGAGAATAGTTCCCTTGAAGAAATCAACGGCATGAGTAGATCCTCCGCTCTTCTTGAATATGCAGGGAGTAAAAACTCTGATTCAAAAAACCTGCTATTTACAGATCTAAGATGTTCTCTTAGAACTCTTCTCTCTTGAAATGCTGCTCCGAAGAGTTCTTCAAAAAAAGCGTCGATCACTCTGCTCCCCTTTTCCCTAATGGTGAGAAAGTCATATTCTGGAACCGGTCTGCTATAAAGATCACAAGAAACTTGTGAATGACCTGTTTCTATGTGAAACGTGCATTGGAGCATATCTCCTTGAGGGAGTTGTTTCACAAATTTTTCAAGAGATGAAAACGTTGTTT
The Candidatus Woesearchaeota archaeon DNA segment above includes these coding regions:
- a CDS encoding DUF655 domain-containing protein produces the protein MKQKEETAIVLEFLPNGYSTDTRPSHRKTAIAQALGKTRFTLLELVPKKDVFLNIGQEVYIGDGKRDEIHHILGKLTYDKLTSTAKTNLEYVLDELIDENEERFVAFFNNAQPMSLRMHQLELLPGLGKKHMHAILEAREEKEFESFEDIKKRVKLMPDPKAVIKKRILNELEGLEKHRIFTD